One Cyprinus carpio isolate SPL01 chromosome B25, ASM1834038v1, whole genome shotgun sequence genomic region harbors:
- the LOC109071702 gene encoding olfactomedin-4-like, with protein MFVYLLLLTVIVTVEAQRVQGQQTSDSCLCKINSSIWTFPVFRFEEVTRQVQICEDNLSEFEEKMRNTNAELPIMEATLQNISACLKAFGYLHTNGLYSALHLRQLNQELEEIHQTVNETHMQNPNNETHNLLTELNKAKNDVQKMYRDDFFNLETMKKRLRDLNNRAQNCKTMPNDFRSTCHQRTMTRISPPVVTKLNSISDSYISGAWGRDALLSSIERYWEHCLVSDHKHGNTIRMYNSLEDFMANNYYTEEEIASSYSDENAVQGSGTILYDNTVFYQCYDTAEICSFNITTQETKRVQLVGAGIDNKFPFCYYSCRDWTDIDLEADQNAVWVIYATEENRGNIVVSRLDPLSLNITHTWKTHLFKRSVTSTFMVCGVLYATRFVNTYQEEVFYAFDTATGQEINTLSLPFEKVSAGIANLNYNPVDGKLYLYNDAYLLAYDTFF; from the exons ATGTTTGTCTACCTGCTACTCCTCACAGTCATC GTGACTGTCGAGGCTCAGAGAGTCCAAGGTCAGCAGACGTCTGATTCatgtttgtgtaaaataaacagcTCTATTTGGACTTTTCCTGTTTTTCGATTTGAGGAAGTCACAAGACAGGTCCAAATTTGTGAGGACAACCTGAGTGAGTTTGAGGAAAAG ATGAGGAACACAAATGCAGAACTGCCTATAATGGAAGCCACTCTTCAGAACATCTCAGCCTGTCTGAAAGCATTTGGTTACCTGCACACAAATGGACTGTACAGCGCACTTCATCTGCGACAGCTGAACCAGGAACTTGAGGAAATCCATCAAACTGTCAATGAAACACACATGCAGAACCCCAACAATGAGACGCATAACCTGCTCACTGAG ttaaataaagcaaaaaatgaTGTCCAGAAGATGTACAGAGATGATTTCTTCAACCTAGAGACCATGAAGAAAAGGTTACGTGACCTCAACAACCGTGCACAGAATTGCAAGACCATGCCAAATGATTTCAGAA GTACTTGTCATCAGCGCACTATGACCAGAATAAGTCCTCCAGTTGTTACCAAGCTCAATTCCATCAGCGATTCCTATATTTCTGGTGCTTGGGGCCGTGATGCCCTGCTAAGCAGTATAGAACGCTATTGGGAACACTGTCTAGTGAGCGATCACAAGCATGGCAACACAATCAGGATGTACAACTCCCTTGAAGATTTCATGGCCAACAATTACTACACAGAGGAAGAGATAGCATCATCATACAGCGATGAAAATGCAGTTCAGGGCTCTGGCACTATTCTGTATGACAATACTGTATTTTACCAATGCTACGACACCGCTGAAATCTGCAGCTTCAACATTACAACACAAGAAACCAAGCGTGTACAACTAGTTGGTGCTGGAATCGACAACAAGTTCCCTTTCTGCTACTACAGCTGTCGTGATTGGACCGATATCGACCTGGAGGCTGATCAAAATGCTGTGTGGGTGATATACGCCACTGAGGAGAACCGCGGCAACATTGTTGTGAGCCGTTTAGACCCACTTTCACTCAATATCACTCACACCTGGAAGACACATCTCTTTAAGAGGTCCGTCACCAGCACGTTTATGGTGTGCGGGGTCTTGTATGCTACACGCTTTGTTAATACTTACCAAGAAGAGGTGTTTTATGCTTTCGATACAGCCACTGGTCAAGAGATAAACACTCTTTCTTTGCCTTTTGAGAAGGTTTCTGCTGGAATAGCCAATCTGAACTACAATCCAGTTGATGGAAAACTCTACTTGTATAATGATGCCTATCTTTTAGCATATGATACCTTCTTCTAA
- the si:dkeyp-50b9.1 gene encoding uncharacterized protein si:dkeyp-50b9.1 produces the protein MEGCMVRLHSVHFRGAFSAQPIIVNFHELFQTRDAPTILPMVKNEDVLRAVVALFDTSLPEIGPRDVHETVHYPGIHTIILSQDHADVLEDYRGRASQKGTNLSPVPCKTKVEADSTHKLLTELYSDSEESTVETSEEIIATETSISWSWERFCEGLQEFVDGARDRKEKRAVQREDGKIPPSAVGVESLIMAAACYELKILSTGDMVLQLSLLAVRKRYRHLGIGSYIMELLKTQSIVGKYDTLVAHADTDAKGFFKFHRLTDDPLLNDQFKYR, from the exons atGGAGGGATGCATGGTTCGTCTCCACAGTGTCCACTTCAGGGGTGCTTTCAGTGCTCAGCCCATCATAGTCAACTTCCACGAACTCTTCCAAACCAGAGATGCTCCTACAATTCTGCCTATG GTAAAGAATGAGGATGTTCTGCGGGCTGTGGTGGCTCTATTTGACACCTCCTTGCCTGAAATCGGCCCCAGAGATGTGCATGAAACAGTACACTACCCTGGGATACATACTATTATTTTGTCACAAGACCATGCAG ATGTTTTAGAGGACTATAGAGGGAGAGCTTCCCAAAAGGGGACAAATTTGAGCCCAGTACCCTGTAAAACAAAAGTGGAAGCTGATTCCACACACAAGCTGCTGACTGAGCTATACAGCGACTCTGAAGAGAGTACAGTGGAAACCTCAGAGGAGATAATAGCAACGGAGACAAGTATcag TTGGTCTTGGGAGCGATTCTGTGAAGGCCTCCAGGAATTTGTAGACGGAGCGAGGGATAGGAAAGAAAAAAGAGCAGTACAACGAGAAGACGGAAAGATTCCGCCATCCGCCGTAGGAGTTGAATCTTTGATCATGGCTGCTGCTTGCTACGAACTCAAGATACT GTCTACAGGAGACATGGTGCTTCAGCTGTCTCTTTTGGCTGTTAGGAAACGTTACCGGCACCTTGGGATTGGCAGCTACATAATGGAg cttttgaaGACTCAGTCTATAGTAGGGAAATATGATACACTTGTTGCCCACGCTGACACTGATGCAAAAGGTTTCTTCAAATTCCACAGGCTCACCGATGACCCTCTGCTGAATGACCAGTTCAAGTACAGATAA